From Calothrix sp. PCC 6303, a single genomic window includes:
- a CDS encoding acyl-CoA thioesterase → MSEKKVKQPQLSPTGSITNPSKTESFADWLEYPIRVYPHHTDHGGIVWHGAYLAWMEEGRIECLRSVGVDYGDIVALGCELPVVELSLRYHQSLKLGMSGVLKTRISEVTGVRINCEQVITSVDQQKLYLSAKVTLVAVDRDRGKIMRQLPATFKDALSKLKV, encoded by the coding sequence ATGTCTGAAAAAAAAGTAAAACAACCACAGTTATCCCCAACTGGTAGCATTACTAACCCTTCTAAAACAGAGTCATTTGCCGACTGGTTAGAATATCCAATCAGGGTATATCCCCACCATACTGATCATGGTGGTATTGTTTGGCATGGTGCGTATCTTGCTTGGATGGAAGAAGGGAGAATTGAATGTTTACGTTCTGTTGGTGTTGATTACGGCGATATAGTTGCTTTAGGGTGTGAGTTACCTGTTGTGGAATTATCTTTGCGGTATCATCAAAGCTTAAAGCTAGGGATGAGTGGGGTGCTAAAGACTCGGATCTCCGAAGTGACTGGAGTTAGAATTAATTGTGAACAAGTAATTACCTCTGTTGACCAACAGAAGTTGTATCTTAGCGCGAAAGTGACGCTAGTTGCAGTAGACCGCGATCGCGGTAAGATTATGCGTCAGTTACCTGCAACTTTCAAAGATGCTTTGTCAAAGTTAAAGGTTTGA